In a genomic window of Erigeron canadensis isolate Cc75 chromosome 5, C_canadensis_v1, whole genome shotgun sequence:
- the LOC122601100 gene encoding putative nuclease HARBI1, which yields MAARTGRNSLDHFCDAIIKLYGREYLRRPTQHEVARIFQAHEERHHMPGMLGSINCTHVEWLNCPRHLKGQYTRGDHGVPTIMLEITASQDLWIWHAYFGALGSNNDINVLNQSDLYHTERNGTAPDTSFVVNGRQYKRGYYLTDGIYNKYSAFVKAYPYPIDPKEKRFKKLQEGARKDVERVFGVLKGKWKILRRPLRPLIKDKIGHYVYAVCILHNMVIKGDGRAISPVHIMDQPVQPVWDDTFYAELLNEDIHHRLRYDLTEHVWAQDLGHLDD from the coding sequence ATGGCCGCGAGAACCGGTCGCAATTCTCTTGATCATTTTTGTGACGCCATCATTAAGTTGTATGGCCGTGAGTACTTACGTAGGCCTACCCAACACGAAGTTGCTCGTATATTCCAAGCTCACGAAGAGCGCCATCACATGCCAgggatgcttggtagcatcAATTGTACACATGTCGAGTGGTTAAATTGTCCAAGACACTTGAAAGGACAATATACGAGAGGCGACCATGGCGTTCCCACTATTATGCTTGAGATAACCGCTTCTCAagacttgtggatttggcatgcttattTTGGTGCTCTtggttcaaacaacgacatcaacgtgttGAACCAATCCGACTTGTATCACACAGAGCGAAATGGCACGGCCCCGGATACTTCATTCGTCGTTAATGGTCGACAGTACAAACGCGGTTATTATCTAACCGACGGCATCTACAACAAGTACTCAGCGTTTGTTAAAGCATACCCGTATCCTATTGACCCGAAGgagaaaagattcaagaaattaCAAGAGGGGGCGAGGAAAGATGTGGAACGTGTTTTTGGGGTTCTAAAAGGAAAATGGAAGATTCTTAGACGCCCTCTCCGACCACTGATCAAAGATAAGATTGGTCATTATGTTTACGCGGTGTGTATTTTGCATAACATGGTGATAAAAGGTGATGGTCGAGCTATCTCGCCGGTTCACATCATGGACCAACCAGTCCAACCGGTGTGGGACGATACCTTTTACGCGGAGTTGCTAAACGAAGACATCCATCATCGTCTTCGTTATGACCTCACTGAACACGTGTGGGCTCAAGACTTGGGACATCTCGACGactag
- the LOC122600955 gene encoding uncharacterized protein LOC122600955, with protein MRFTNIIQLFIVLTVGMYFVTQITNCSTNDELMLLQARRSLRTTEGPSRESIKVKGNAWKSTKQANSMPHTYDAINNEDAEIVYNIDYQGVKTHPSPTPTKHP; from the exons ATGAGATTTACAAACATCATCCAATTGTTTATCGTTCTTACAGTGGGTATGTATTTTGTTACCCAAATTACCAATTGCTCTACCAATGATGAACTCATGTTGCTTCAAGCAAGAAGAAGCCTGAGGACAACAGAAGGCCCAAGTCGTGAAAGCATCAAG GTAAAAGGAAATGCATGGAAATCTACAAAGCAAGCAAATTCGATGCCACATACATATGATGCAATCAATAATGAAGATGCAGAAATTGTTTACAACATCGATTATCAAGGTGTGAAAACTCACCCGAGTCCGACTCCCACCAAGCATCCATGA
- the LOC122600952 gene encoding uncharacterized protein LOC122600952 has product MAACNAILDLFTTSIGQFRLLELSAIDNLIFHFFQVPKSSIPSVSLSAEKLGDKTFFRLGFMEDEYPILLLQVAVTLINECTLEQLRKISRGHSKILLAYLTTLWEKVRQDILIGAAHESERLFYLSGIRTTNLAESIFRLSMEGTFTTPSMFQEVKESIFQLGKNSFQSFIVKHWEQSPLLIKRPFSASLHENVFSSFSQFLRSKETVPSFLGFLLQNLVSALPISSDELDITNFLKDSREKLGCPLLYQQDIRVVKTLESIGEIHFFQGSSNAHDILRCVEAYNDGYTFAMRGMEFHFEDIANISEGLAFLFGQPSTGVNMYLTPPNSQGLARHRDDHCVLVCQIRGLKRWKVFPNPCLQLPRLYENLDDLVDIEGENNIIDGCKEFLLREGDILYIPRGSPHEACTIIGGETHENAEFSLHLTLAIEIEPPFEWEGFVHVAIHHWGRKFSLSNHVSGENSCQNLHDTAVHLMHIAIKLIGDVDPTFRKASLVGAFSFLSITEDWFQTHQKLTFNNLLNKIFSDINFNAVLSSIELAIRKNEDISEKFRWICHLDQKMSPVEIRDLFYLVVHQRDKVEAAFMEVKSKFCNEVVFDDIIYHYNVLLEKYRSTRKQYNSGMLALNCT; this is encoded by the exons ATGGCAGCTTGTAATGCTATTCTAGATTTGTTTACTACATCGATTGGGCAGTTTAGATTGCTGGAGTTGTCTGCGATTGATAATCTTAT ttttcatttttttcaggTACCTAAATCTTCAATACCTTCAGTTTCTCTAAGTGCAGAGAAACTAggtgataaaacctttttcagATTGGGATTCATGGAAGATGAATATCCTATATTGCTTCTTCAAGTTGCAGTTACTCTCATCAATGAATGCACGCTTGAGCAGCTCAGGAAGATCTCACGTGGACACTCCAAAATTTTATTAGCATATTTAACAACACTGTGGGAAAAAGTGCGCCAAGACATTCTAATAGGTGCAGCTCACGAGTCAGAGAGATTGTTCTATTTAAGCGGTATTAGAACTACTAACCTTGCAGAAAGTATATTCAGACTTTCAATGGAAGGAACATTCACCACTCCATCCATGTTCCAAGAGGTTAAAGAGAGCATCTTTCAATTGGGCAAGAATAGTTTTCAATCTTTTATTGTGAAACACTGGGAGCAATCGCCACTGCTAATAAAAAGACCCTTTAGTGCTTCATTGCACGAAAATGTTTTTAGTTCTTTTTCACAATTTCTTAGGTCCAAGGAAACTGTTCCGTCATTTCTTGGTTTTTTATTGCAGAATCTTGTTTCTGCTCTACCAATTAGTTCAGATGAGTTAGATATAACTAATTTTCTCAAGGATTCCCGAGAAAAGTTAGGTTGCCCTTTACTATATCAACAGGATATTCGGGTGGTTAAAACTCTGGAATCTATCGGAGAGATACATTTTTTCCAGGGGTCCTCAAATGCACATGATATCTTGAGATGTGTAGAAGCATATAATGATGGTTACACCTTTGCTATGCGTGGCATGGAGTTCCATTTTGAAGATATTGCCAATATTTCAGAAGGGTTGGCTTTTCTTTTTGGTCAACCATCAACAGGGGTAAATATGTACTTAACACCTCCAAATTCCCAGGGGCTAGCTCGTCATCGTGATGATCACTGTGTTCTTGTGTGCCAAATCAGAGGACTTAAACGCTGGAAGGTTTTTCCTAATCCATGCCTGCAATTACCTCGCTTATATGAAAACCTTGATGACTTGGTTGATATAGAGGGTGAGAATAATATAATAGATGGATGCAAAGAGTTTTTATTGAGAGAAGGTGACATCTTGTATATTCCTCGGGGTTCCCCTCATGAGGCATGTACCATAATTGGTGGTGAAACACATGAGAATGCAGAATTCTCCCTACATCTTACTCTTGCTATTGAGATAGAGCCTCCATTTGA GTGGGAAGGCTTTGTCCATGTAGCAATCCATCATTGGGGTCGAAAATTTAGTCTTTCCAATCACGTATCTGGTGAAAATTCATGTCAGAATCTTCATGATACTGCAGTGCATCTGATGCATATTGCAATTAAGCTGATTGGTGATGTTGATCCTACATTTCGAAAAGCTTCTCTTGTTGGTGCATTTTCATTCCTATCCATTACTGAAGATTGGTTTCAGACTCACCAAAAGTTAACTTTCAACAATTTgctaaataaaattttttctGATATTAATTTCAATGCTGTTCTTTCCAGTATAGAACTTGCTATTAGAAAAAATGAAGACATTTCTGAAAAGTTTAGATGGATTTGTCACCTTGACCAAAAAATGTCTCCAGTTGAGATTAGAGATCTCTTTTATTTGGTAGTTCACCAAAGGGACAAAGTTGAAGCTGCATTCATGGAGGTTAAGTCTAAATTCTGTAATGAAGTAgtatttgatgatataataTATCATTATAACGTTCTCCTAGAAAAATACAGAAGCACTCGCAAACAATACAATAGCGGGATGTTAGCTCTAAATTGCACTTAA
- the LOC122600519 gene encoding probable WRKY transcription factor 11, with protein sequence MAVDCVGVQSVDQFNRMFQFKSHEFNVSTVKRTGHARFRRAPSPSSSDGPSTSSQSEYFSQARVHHATPSTPDISISSQSEDKLKLLQNLVHAPSETTTSSGSTNSSLSMLSGGLEGSVSSGKRFSSLGIVAPAPVFSSRKPPLPYSHRKRCSADRPVASVHRSRSECHCCKRRKTGSKREVKRVPIIGSKITSIPADNYSWKKYGERASGVYYKCSTGKSCPARKRVAISSDDSKMLIVTYAGEHCHHHAPTPVPMSLTGVLV encoded by the exons ATGGCGGTGGATTGCGTCGGAGTTCAATCTGTAGATCAATTCAATCGTATGTTTCAGTTCAAATCTCATGAATTCAACGTTTCTACGGTAAAACGTACAGGTCACGCGCGGTTCCGCCGTGCTCCTTCGCCGTCTTCTTCTGACGGACCTTCAACTTCTTCACAATCGGAATATTTCTCACAAGCGCGTGTTCATCACGCGACGCCTTCTACACCGGATATCTCAATTTCTAGCCAATCGGAAGATAAACTAAAACTACTACAAAACCTAGTTCACGCGCCGTCGGAAACGACGACGTCGTCTGGTTCAACAAACTCGTCTTTGTCTATGCTATCAGGTGGATTAGAAGGAAGCGTATCCAGCGGAAAACGGTTTTCATCGTTAGGTATAGTAGCTCCGGCGCCGGTGTTTTCATCGCGGAAGCCGCCGCTGCCGTACTCTCACCGGAAAAGATGTAGCGCTGATCGTCCGGTTGCGTCCGTACATAGATCTCGGAGCGAATGCCATTGCTGTAAGCGAAG gAAAACCGGATCAAAACGTGAAGTAAAAAGAGTTCCGATCATCGGATCTAAAATCACAAGTATTCCGGCAGATAATTACTCATGGAAAAAGTACGGTGAAAGAGCTAGTGGAGTATACTATAAATGTAGTACCGGAAAATCATGTCCGGCGAGGAAGCGCGTGGCGATATCGTCAGACGATTCGAAGATGCTAATTGTAACTTACGCCGGAGAACACTGTCATCATCACGCGCCGACGCCTGTTCCGATGAGTTTGACCGGTGTGTTGGTTTAG